Proteins found in one Mycoplasmopsis bovigenitalium genomic segment:
- a CDS encoding TM2 domain-containing protein, producing the protein MKKSKITAILLCFFLGGLGIHRFYVGKIGTGLIWLLTFGLFGIGAFVDFILIISGEFKDIQGNKLE; encoded by the coding sequence ATGAAAAAATCAAAAATCACTGCCATACTTTTATGCTTTTTCCTTGGTGGTTTAGGAATACATAGATTTTATGTAGGTAAAATTGGTACTGGTCTTATATGATTACTAACATTTGGACTATTTGGTATTGGAGCATTTGTTGACTTCATACTAATTATCAGTGGTGAATTTAAAGACATACAAGGTAACAAACTAGAATAA
- a CDS encoding TM2 domain-containing protein: MKKSKITAILLCFFLGGLGIHRFYVGKIGTGVIWLLTGGLFGIGAIVDFILLIIGKFKDKQGNKLE, encoded by the coding sequence ATGAAAAAATCGAAAATCACTGCCATACTTTTATGCTTTTTCCTTGGTGGTTTAGGAATACATAGATTTTATGTAGGCAAAATTGGTACCGGTGTTATATGATTGCTAACAGGTGGACTATTTGGTATTGGAGCAATTGTTGACTTTATCCTACTTATCATTGGTAAGTTTAAAGACAAACAAGGCAACAAACTAGAATAA
- a CDS encoding MHO_1590 family protein: MNKKTLIISSCSVAAVAAIVVPIAVVSAKKHNNTQLNKNNEQNITPILNSENIYPKLNTHDFYQYIRYSNEKVKFDKSIVNAVVNKVATSLSISPENLSFNYNFENDSKITMEFLAKLDNNIYTHRYEFNAF, from the coding sequence ATGAATAAAAAAACATTGATAATTTCAAGTTGTTCAGTTGCTGCTGTGGCAGCGATTGTAGTTCCAATCGCAGTTGTTTCTGCTAAGAAACATAACAATACTCAATTGAATAAAAACAATGAACAAAATATAACTCCAATACTTAATAGTGAAAATATTTATCCAAAATTAAATACACACGATTTTTACCAATATATTCGTTATTCGAATGAAAAAGTAAAATTTGATAAGTCCATTGTTAATGCCGTTGTAAATAAGGTTGCAACTTCATTATCAATAAGTCCTGAGAATTTATCTTTTAACTATAACTTTGAAAATGATAGTAAAATAACCATGGAATTTTTAGCAAAATTAGATAATAATATATACACACATAGATATGAATTCAATGCATTTTAA
- a CDS encoding Cof-type HAD-IIB family hydrolase produces the protein MNFENIKIIFIDLDGTSLDYKRKLLSDENIYVINNLKKSGIKVVVSSGRGLNKKTFNILSQLNSQDLIAWNGAKIIVDNNEIFSKPIEKVHCQIIEKLVKKYNITTIVNSDFRNQTYSNSLVVKLATLFKKGKAKKVPEINLKDDIYKLIFWSLNKNNLKKFLNELNNTVGKELNILCARNYNTFLEVTNIEASKGIAEQKFAQYLNIDPFDCIHIGDTMNDSTTVGKVRYSIAMKNASKEYKSIANFVSPFNYKNGGLAKTLKFIFKK, from the coding sequence ATGAATTTTGAAAATATTAAAATTATCTTTATTGATTTAGATGGCACAAGTCTTGATTATAAACGTAAATTATTAAGCGATGAGAATATCTATGTAATTAATAATTTGAAAAAATCTGGTATAAAAGTTGTTGTTTCAAGTGGTAGAGGGTTGAATAAAAAAACTTTTAATATTTTAAGTCAATTAAATTCACAAGATTTAATTGCTTGGAATGGGGCAAAAATTATTGTTGACAACAATGAAATATTTTCTAAACCCATTGAAAAAGTTCATTGCCAAATTATTGAAAAATTAGTAAAAAAATACAACATTACAACTATTGTCAACTCAGATTTTAGAAACCAAACTTACTCAAATTCATTAGTTGTTAAGCTTGCTACTTTGTTTAAAAAAGGAAAAGCGAAAAAAGTACCCGAAATCAATCTTAAAGATGATATTTACAAACTTATTTTTTGGTCCTTAAATAAAAATAATTTAAAAAAATTCCTTAATGAATTAAACAATACAGTTGGAAAAGAATTAAACATTCTTTGTGCAAGAAATTACAACACATTTTTAGAAGTGACAAACATTGAAGCTTCAAAGGGTATTGCAGAACAAAAATTCGCGCAGTATTTAAATATTGACCCATTTGATTGCATTCATATTGGTGACACTATGAATGACTCAACCACAGTTGGTAAAGTTCGTTATAGTATAGCAATGAAAAATGCTTCAAAGGAATATAAATCTATTGCAAATTTTGTCAGTCCGTTTAATTATAAAAATGGCGGACTTGCCAAAACACTGAAATTTATATTCAAAAAGTAA
- a CDS encoding BAR domain-containing protein, whose protein sequence is MERREEKEKKKKKKAALAFLLAFSSIVTSCTAIGVVFLKKQSLNGTNNNISKVENEIVFPERKNEQFDAFKNGFLELLASLEKELTSPEEQIALKEIKDEIKKIYNPEVDKEIKSENQIIQIMQEINEVLADIFSKYDFEEEEIIAWSPWEEPNNKKIKKEKLKLSQIDLSKFKTTLKKVNKLNIDNFYKDYVEKLRKEKFEEYKAPLWKKYNQINDFYQKLILDKPNDILINADKQTILEVLMSIKDRLNNAPLKDYDFVDNLDAELHQFYISKIELLVFREDYLALLNFIKEKYSSINADEVNNWVNEQLSYGGLQLKDVYHSGYKNLKNLLLVDENYDLGNLIPDPIHYEMGEIEDKDSIYAKIQTTILMQNTNAFKIYGYLEKVINELNKLKSDKKDYKTYFQGILYLEKQIILINERIKAGIKMKEHYDHIISGSYMYGEWATNRAKEVAARIKKTSTTEDVNKAIEELKNIKQEGEKREKAKSQYEQTVKNATSFLESLKNSANKYPEIINELEKVIEECKNFQTPYPTVEMYTNAYEKLISAVGKAADEKENKDKEKTA, encoded by the coding sequence ATGGAAAGAAGAGAAGAAAAAGAGAAAAAGAAGAAGAAAAAAGCTGCTTTAGCATTTTTATTAGCATTTTCATCTATCGTCACGTCTTGTACTGCTATAGGGGTTGTTTTTCTTAAAAAGCAATCATTGAATGGAACTAATAACAACATATCTAAAGTTGAAAATGAAATAGTTTTTCCTGAAAGAAAAAATGAACAATTTGATGCTTTTAAAAACGGGTTTTTGGAATTGTTAGCTTCATTAGAAAAAGAATTAACATCTCCAGAAGAGCAAATTGCTTTAAAAGAAATTAAAGATGAAATTAAAAAAATATATAATCCAGAAGTTGATAAAGAAATAAAAAGTGAAAATCAAATAATCCAAATAATGCAAGAAATTAATGAAGTGCTTGCAGATATATTTTCTAAATACGATTTCGAAGAAGAAGAAATAATTGCTTGAAGTCCTTGAGAAGAACCAAATAATAAAAAAATTAAAAAGGAAAAATTAAAATTAAGTCAAATTGATTTATCAAAATTTAAAACTACATTGAAAAAAGTTAATAAACTAAATATTGATAATTTTTACAAAGACTATGTGGAAAAATTAAGAAAAGAAAAATTCGAAGAATATAAAGCCCCACTTTGAAAAAAATATAATCAAATTAATGATTTTTACCAAAAATTAATTTTAGATAAGCCAAACGATATATTAATTAATGCTGATAAACAAACAATTTTAGAAGTATTAATGAGCATCAAAGATAGATTAAACAATGCACCGCTAAAAGACTATGATTTTGTTGATAATCTTGATGCAGAACTGCACCAATTTTATATAAGCAAAATAGAACTCCTAGTGTTTAGAGAGGACTATTTAGCTTTATTAAATTTCATTAAAGAAAAATATTCAAGCATAAATGCAGATGAAGTTAATAACTGAGTGAACGAACAATTATCGTATGGTGGTTTACAACTAAAAGACGTATATCATTCGGGTTATAAAAATTTAAAAAATCTTTTATTAGTAGATGAAAATTATGATTTAGGGAATTTGATACCCGATCCAATACACTATGAAATGGGCGAAATAGAAGATAAAGATTCAATTTATGCCAAAATTCAAACCACAATTCTTATGCAGAATACCAACGCTTTTAAAATATATGGATATTTAGAAAAAGTTATTAACGAATTAAACAAATTAAAAAGTGATAAAAAAGATTATAAAACTTATTTCCAAGGAATTTTATATCTTGAAAAGCAAATTATTTTAATTAATGAGCGTATTAAAGCTGGAATTAAAATGAAAGAACACTATGATCATATTATTAGTGGTTCATACATGTATGGGGAATGGGCAACAAATAGAGCAAAAGAAGTAGCTGCTAGAATTAAGAAAACATCTACAACTGAAGATGTTAACAAAGCAATTGAAGAATTAAAAAACATTAAGCAAGAAGGTGAAAAACGCGAAAAAGCAAAATCACAATACGAACAGACAGTTAAAAACGCAACATCATTTCTTGAATCACTAAAAAATAGTGCAAATAAATATCCAGAAATAATCAATGAGTTAGAAAAAGTTATTGAAGAATGTAAAAATTTCCAAACACCTTATCCAACAGTGGAAATGTATACAAATGCCTATGAAAAATTAATATCAGCCGTAGGGAAAGCTGCTGATGAAAAGGAAAACAAAGATAAAGAAAAAACAGCTTAG